A single region of the Anaerolineales bacterium genome encodes:
- a CDS encoding DUF3352 domain-containing protein — protein sequence MLKRVLLIIMAVLILPLGAISVRADSLPIERASTPAETYPTGLARFCPNDSIVYLSLRTDEAYFETLIGIASTISQKMTGRALPSAAALIQLGLANTGVDYQREVRPWLGDRAAFCIAKVREIMMDNANPLQSEGLLILQVKDKAAAETFVDKVVKMLSLPVAKEGTDILRWKGEQSPLTVELHDDILLIGTNSGVAQTLLLDTKLDLTDSFKEVASLLPGENNLFLYVDLPQYVSITQDILTRNSITPTADLQRQLAIAGIGKLGIAGSFADADKTLVLDIAVAVDPEKVAALGFTGTRPLQEGWKRGIPRSSLFLVSADFPALLKGLFAAATEGAAQEAQVMAAFKQATGLDLQADILDNLSDADYALWVNYVPDASGISIFDTSVDPSLKGSLTGVAFGVAANIKDAEKGKALAANLRKLLEAGAAQGQPITFGTESMGGMTFNTVSFESPTLDAPVTFVLDYIQDTFFFATMNNLVIASGGDDVLFEQAEALILPDATSFWFMDGTGLQMLGEGYTAIIIATGRIFRNIAMSIQQTPTPQAGADPELAAEKAQFEAAKVTFKALAEVIQLGTISTASTAKGDALLRLTLTVGE from the coding sequence ATGTTAAAACGAGTTCTTCTCATCATTATGGCGGTGCTAATCCTGCCCCTTGGGGCGATCAGCGTGCGCGCCGACTCACTACCCATCGAGCGTGCAAGCACTCCCGCCGAAACCTACCCGACGGGCTTGGCACGGTTCTGCCCTAATGATTCGATTGTTTACCTCAGCCTGCGCACCGACGAAGCCTATTTTGAGACGCTGATTGGCATTGCTTCAACCATCTCGCAAAAAATGACCGGACGGGCGCTGCCCTCAGCGGCGGCACTGATCCAATTGGGACTCGCCAACACCGGGGTCGATTACCAGCGCGAGGTGCGCCCCTGGCTTGGGGATCGCGCTGCCTTTTGCATTGCGAAGGTACGCGAAATTATGATGGATAACGCCAACCCCTTGCAAAGTGAAGGGCTTTTGATTCTTCAGGTGAAAGACAAAGCCGCCGCCGAAACGTTTGTCGATAAAGTAGTGAAAATGCTCAGTCTGCCAGTAGCGAAGGAGGGGACGGACATCCTTCGTTGGAAGGGCGAACAATCCCCACTCACCGTCGAACTTCACGATGACATCTTACTGATCGGGACGAATTCGGGAGTTGCCCAAACCCTGCTGCTCGATACCAAGCTGGATTTGACGGACTCGTTCAAAGAGGTGGCGTCGCTGCTTCCCGGAGAGAACAACCTGTTCCTTTACGTTGATCTGCCTCAGTATGTGAGCATTACCCAAGACATTCTGACGCGAAACAGCATTACCCCAACGGCTGATCTTCAACGGCAGTTGGCAATTGCCGGAATCGGGAAATTGGGAATTGCCGGCAGCTTTGCCGACGCCGACAAGACGCTTGTTTTGGATATAGCGGTAGCCGTTGACCCCGAAAAGGTAGCCGCGCTTGGCTTTACGGGGACTCGCCCACTCCAGGAGGGTTGGAAGCGCGGCATCCCACGGTCCTCGCTCTTTCTCGTTAGTGCCGATTTTCCCGCCTTGCTCAAAGGGCTTTTTGCCGCCGCCACAGAAGGAGCAGCCCAAGAAGCGCAGGTCATGGCAGCCTTTAAGCAAGCCACCGGGCTTGATCTCCAAGCGGATATTCTTGATAACCTGAGTGATGCCGATTACGCCCTTTGGGTGAACTATGTCCCTGACGCCAGTGGGATAAGCATTTTCGATACCAGCGTTGATCCAAGCCTGAAGGGATCGCTCACGGGGGTTGCTTTTGGGGTCGCGGCAAATATCAAGGACGCCGAAAAAGGGAAGGCGCTGGCAGCGAATCTCCGTAAACTTCTTGAAGCAGGGGCGGCGCAAGGGCAGCCGATCACCTTCGGTACGGAGTCGATGGGCGGAATGACCTTTAACACGGTGAGCTTTGAATCGCCCACCCTTGACGCGCCGGTGACCTTTGTCTTGGATTACATTCAGGACACCTTCTTCTTTGCAACCATGAACAACCTCGTGATCGCATCGGGCGGGGATGATGTTCTCTTTGAGCAGGCTGAGGCGCTGATCCTCCCTGACGCTACCTCGTTCTGGTTTATGGATGGCACGGGACTGCAGATGCTTGGCGAAGGCTATACGGCGATCATCATTGCCACCGGACGAATTTTCCGTAATATCGCGATGAGCATACAGCAAACGCCCACCCCGCAAGCTGGCGCTGACCCGGAGTTGGCGGCAGAAAAAGCACAGTTTGAAGCTGCCAAAGTCACCTTTAAGGCGTTGGCAGAAGTTATCCAGTTGGGGACGATTAGCACCGCCTCCACCGCGAAGGGCGATGCGCTGCTCCGTCTCACACTGACGGTGGGCGAGTAG
- the pseI gene encoding pseudaminic acid synthase yields the protein MTSFRINERRIAPGQPTYIIAELSANHGQDFDQAVRLIDAAKAAGADAIKLQTYTPDTITIQSDNDYFRIKGTLWEGRTLYDLYGEAYTPWEWQPRLMEIANERGLDLFSSPFDDSAVDFLEAMNVPAYKIASFENVDMGLLRKVTATGKPIIMSTGMATLAEIDEAVQMIRATGGAETPLALLKCTSAYPAPPEEANLATIPHMAAAFGVPVGLSDHTLGIAVPVAAVALGACLVEKHLTISRAAGGPDSAFSLEPDEFKQMVDAVRVTERAVGRVNYGVNPSEAKSRVFRRSLFVVRAMKAGEAFTAETVRSIRPGHGLHTRHLGEVLGRVARRDIVKGTPLSWDLVE from the coding sequence ATGACTTCTTTTCGGATCAACGAGCGCCGCATCGCCCCCGGACAGCCAACCTATATCATTGCCGAGCTGTCGGCAAATCATGGGCAAGACTTTGATCAAGCCGTTCGCCTCATTGATGCAGCAAAAGCGGCGGGAGCCGATGCCATTAAATTGCAAACCTATACACCCGACACAATCACCATCCAGAGCGATAACGACTATTTCCGCATCAAAGGGACGCTGTGGGAAGGGCGCACTCTGTACGATCTCTATGGCGAGGCATACACCCCCTGGGAATGGCAGCCGCGCCTGATGGAGATTGCCAACGAGCGCGGGCTTGATCTATTTTCCTCTCCCTTTGATGACAGCGCCGTTGATTTTTTAGAGGCGATGAACGTCCCCGCCTACAAAATCGCCTCGTTCGAGAATGTCGATATGGGGCTGCTGCGCAAGGTGACGGCGACGGGGAAGCCAATCATCATGTCTACGGGGATGGCGACTCTGGCGGAGATTGATGAGGCGGTGCAGATGATCCGCGCCACAGGCGGGGCAGAAACACCACTGGCGCTGTTGAAATGTACCAGCGCCTACCCCGCCCCACCGGAAGAAGCAAACCTTGCCACAATTCCCCACATGGCAGCCGCCTTTGGCGTTCCGGTAGGGCTTTCCGACCACACCTTAGGCATTGCTGTGCCAGTGGCGGCGGTGGCACTCGGCGCGTGCCTCGTCGAAAAACACCTCACCATCTCACGGGCGGCGGGGGGGCCCGATAGCGCCTTCTCTCTTGAGCCGGATGAATTCAAGCAGATGGTGGACGCGGTGCGGGTGACGGAACGGGCAGTGGGGCGGGTAAATTATGGGGTGAACCCCAGCGAGGCGAAAAGCCGTGTGTTCCGCCGCTCGTTGTTCGTCGTGCGGGCGATGAAGGCGGGCGAGGCGTTTACAGCGGAAACCGTCCGTTCAATCCGTCCGGGGCATGGGCTGCATACCCGCCATTTGGGAGAGGTGTTGGGGCGGGTGGCGCGGCGCGATATTGTCAAAGGGACTCCGCTCAGTTGGGATTTGGTGGAGTAA
- a CDS encoding phosphotransacetylase family protein: MKPLYITAVVTFSGKTALALGIGLKLQGAGRKVGYFKPLSTQPFISNGKVVDEDADFVTRTLGLTTPASAVAPIVIDDALFDTMLSGGVKRDFLAEVKAAYTTLAAGNDVVLVEGAATLREGYAVGVSPVALVNELDLPTLGVIRYRGSLALVDDALALRERVGTAGKDTLLGVVINSVPAEAMAAVREKITPYLERQGVAVLGTLPQQQALMSLTVEELRETLNAHVLVPGKGDGLIETISVGAMSVESAMSHFRRTQRKVVITGGDRADIQAAALETSTTALVLTGNLTPSSTILQHAEERGVAVLIVPFNTIEAVERVEKVFGKTRIAHPEKLNRFREVLDAHFDFGRLFKLLGV; the protein is encoded by the coding sequence ATGAAACCTTTGTATATTACGGCGGTGGTCACCTTTTCCGGCAAGACCGCCCTCGCCCTTGGGATTGGCTTAAAATTGCAAGGGGCGGGGCGGAAGGTTGGCTACTTCAAGCCGCTCAGCACACAGCCCTTCATCAGCAATGGGAAGGTGGTGGATGAGGATGCCGATTTCGTCACCCGCACGCTCGGTCTCACCACACCTGCCTCTGCCGTCGCACCCATCGTCATAGATGATGCCCTGTTCGATACGATGCTTTCTGGCGGGGTGAAGCGCGATTTTCTTGCCGAGGTGAAAGCCGCCTACACCACCCTAGCGGCGGGGAATGATGTGGTCTTGGTAGAGGGGGCGGCAACCCTTCGGGAAGGGTACGCTGTCGGGGTAAGTCCTGTCGCTCTTGTGAACGAACTCGATCTACCGACGCTTGGGGTGATCCGTTATCGCGGCTCGTTGGCGCTGGTCGATGATGCGCTGGCACTGCGCGAACGGGTTGGCACAGCGGGGAAAGATACCCTGCTTGGGGTGGTCATTAACAGCGTCCCTGCCGAGGCAATGGCGGCTGTTCGGGAGAAAATCACCCCTTACCTAGAGCGTCAAGGCGTCGCCGTGTTGGGAACACTCCCCCAACAGCAAGCACTCATGTCGCTGACGGTGGAGGAACTGCGCGAGACACTGAATGCCCATGTGCTTGTCCCCGGCAAGGGAGATGGCTTGATCGAGACAATCAGCGTTGGGGCAATGAGCGTCGAAAGCGCCATGTCCCACTTCCGGCGAACACAGCGGAAGGTGGTGATCACGGGCGGGGATCGGGCGGATATTCAGGCGGCGGCACTAGAAACCAGTACAACGGCACTCGTCCTGACGGGCAACCTGACACCCAGTTCAACGATCCTCCAACATGCCGAGGAACGCGGCGTCGCCGTCCTGATCGTCCCCTTCAATACGATTGAGGCAGTGGAGCGTGTGGAAAAGGTGTTTGGGAAAACGCGCATTGCGCATCCCGAAAAGCTGAACCGTTTCCGCGAGGTGTTAGACGCACACTTTGATTTTGGGCGCTTGTTCAAACTGTTGGGGGTATAA
- the pseG gene encoding UDP-2,4-diacetamido-2,4,6-trideoxy-beta-L-altropyranose hydrolase encodes MSESFLTLPLAPLLIRADANPQMGIGHVMRCLALAQVWRRRGGRVVFAAADSLPPALDDRLVREGMTVHTISAAVGSLEDATEVLTLSVTLGARAVILDGYAFGEAYQAALTHGLKEAGGRVLVLDDYGQAAHYTAQIVLNQNVYADARAYPHHDPDTRFLLGTPFALVRGEFQAWTNYGRETSAQARKLLVTLGGSDPANLTGMVLRALALLPPTIQFEVVVVIGGGHPSRPDLEAAVRHSRHSIRLEVNSRHMPEHMAWAEVAISASGSTVWELAFMGVPSILIAVAENQHPIARTMAALGAAIGFETPPAEGDLAAALAALSEDGEQLRAFAQGSATLVDGLGAERVIRALTQTPPLLTVRPVDEGDRRLLWRWANDPTVRANSFNPAPISWEAHCAWFARQMGAADVRFWLLAADGVPVGHIRYDREGDSAILSYTVAPGERGQGFGTELLRRTAARACRELGVRRVSGVTFTANHASIRAFQKAGFQQAQPRVREDRPSLEFVWDYIEESGQ; translated from the coding sequence ATGAGCGAGTCCTTCCTTACCCTACCCCTTGCCCCGCTGCTGATTCGCGCCGATGCGAATCCGCAGATGGGGATAGGACACGTCATGCGCTGTCTTGCCCTTGCCCAAGTTTGGCGGCGGCGCGGTGGGCGGGTGGTCTTTGCTGCTGCCGATAGCCTGCCCCCGGCACTCGATGACCGGTTGGTGAGGGAGGGGATGACCGTTCACACCATCAGCGCAGCAGTGGGCAGCCTCGAAGATGCCACCGAGGTGCTTACCCTATCCGTGACACTTGGGGCGAGGGCGGTCATTCTCGATGGCTATGCCTTTGGGGAGGCGTACCAAGCGGCGCTCACACATGGGCTGAAAGAGGCGGGTGGGCGGGTGCTTGTCCTTGATGATTACGGGCAGGCGGCACACTATACCGCGCAGATCGTCCTTAACCAGAACGTTTATGCCGATGCCCGCGCCTACCCCCACCATGATCCCGACACGCGCTTTCTTCTCGGCACACCTTTTGCCCTCGTGCGGGGCGAATTTCAGGCATGGACAAATTATGGGCGAGAGACGTCCGCACAGGCGCGAAAACTTCTCGTCACCCTCGGCGGTAGCGATCCAGCAAATCTGACGGGGATGGTTCTTCGGGCGCTGGCGTTACTTCCCCCGACCATCCAGTTCGAGGTAGTTGTCGTCATTGGCGGCGGACACCCCTCTCGCCCAGACCTTGAGGCAGCGGTGCGGCACTCTCGCCACAGTATCCGTCTTGAGGTGAACAGCCGCCACATGCCGGAACATATGGCATGGGCAGAGGTTGCCATTTCCGCCAGCGGTAGCACGGTGTGGGAACTCGCCTTTATGGGTGTTCCCTCAATCCTGATCGCCGTTGCGGAGAATCAACACCCCATTGCCCGAACGATGGCAGCGCTAGGGGCTGCTATTGGCTTTGAAACACCCCCCGCCGAGGGGGACTTAGCGGCGGCACTGGCGGCGCTAAGCGAGGACGGCGAGCAGTTGCGTGCCTTTGCCCAAGGGAGCGCCACGCTGGTCGATGGTCTTGGCGCAGAGCGGGTGATTCGCGCCCTGACGCAGACCCCGCCCTTGCTCACCGTGCGCCCCGTTGACGAGGGAGATCGCCGCCTGCTTTGGCGTTGGGCAAACGATCCAACGGTGCGGGCAAATTCCTTCAACCCCGCGCCGATCTCATGGGAGGCACACTGCGCATGGTTTGCCCGTCAGATGGGGGCAGCCGATGTGCGCTTTTGGCTTTTGGCGGCGGATGGTGTTCCTGTCGGGCATATCCGGTATGATCGTGAGGGCGATAGCGCCATTCTCAGTTACACGGTTGCCCCCGGAGAGCGTGGGCAAGGCTTTGGGACGGAACTCCTTCGGCGAACAGCGGCGCGTGCCTGCCGCGAGCTTGGGGTCAGGCGCGTCAGCGGCGTCACCTTCACGGCAAACCACGCCTCTATCCGTGCTTTTCAGAAGGCGGGTTTTCAACAGGCACAGCCCCGCGTGAGAGAGGATCGCCCTTCCCTTGAATTTGTTTGGGATTACATAGAAGAATCAGGACAGTGA
- a CDS encoding acyl-CoA thioesterase, producing the protein MTYVYTWQFRVRSNETDPDLRVRPAVLQTYLEETAIQGSASLGYDYAWYRANQRVWVARHIHVRYYTLPVYGDDLTMHTWVSDAKHVQSHREYDLRRTVDDAPMLRGRCNWVYLDTQTMRPTKLIPEFHERFDPSGHLESLNLDLPDAVPLLSRATYSETRRVAYHEVDGAHHVNNTVYAGWSEATITNALREMGWTPQTLRQKGLWWQPYSRRIDFQRSAQDGDFLRLTVQPVALSPTGIDWRTTIQHAERGDTFVVDHLALTLMEGNTPVSLPESLRSAVQSDHT; encoded by the coding sequence ATGACCTACGTCTACACTTGGCAGTTCCGCGTCCGTTCCAACGAAACCGATCCCGACCTGCGCGTTCGCCCCGCCGTGCTGCAAACCTATCTTGAAGAAACCGCCATTCAGGGGAGCGCCTCACTCGGTTATGATTATGCCTGGTATCGCGCCAACCAGCGCGTATGGGTTGCCCGCCATATTCATGTGCGTTATTACACCCTTCCCGTCTATGGCGACGATCTGACGATGCATACATGGGTTTCCGACGCCAAACACGTTCAATCCCACCGTGAGTACGATCTGCGCCGCACCGTTGATGATGCACCCATGCTGCGCGGGCGCTGCAATTGGGTCTACCTAGATACACAGACGATGCGCCCGACGAAACTGATCCCCGAATTTCACGAACGCTTTGACCCTTCCGGTCACCTTGAATCGCTCAATCTGGACTTGCCTGATGCCGTCCCGCTGCTCAGCCGCGCTACCTACAGCGAAACCCGCCGCGTCGCCTACCACGAGGTGGACGGGGCGCACCATGTGAACAACACCGTCTATGCGGGCTGGTCGGAAGCGACGATCACCAATGCCTTACGGGAGATGGGCTGGACGCCGCAAACCCTCCGTCAGAAGGGGTTGTGGTGGCAGCCCTATTCGCGCCGGATTGATTTCCAGCGCAGCGCCCAAGATGGCGATTTCCTTCGCCTAACCGTGCAGCCTGTGGCGCTCTCCCCAACGGGGATCGACTGGCGGACGACGATCCAACACGCCGAACGGGGCGATACTTTCGTCGTCGATCATCTGGCGCTCACCTTGATGGAGGGGAATACGCCTGTCTCCCTCCCTGAATCACTTCGCAGCGCGGTACAATCTGACCATACTTAA
- a CDS encoding protein kinase, whose protein sequence is MGQSDARTTSTTAALPELTDRRYVLLEKLGEGGMGIVYKAYDRLMGQMVALKWVRVAADQIVYTTQIVSSPSSTSTFLSLAHEFRVLASIRHPNIINEYTYGFDKARRPYLTMEYLEGAQPITRYAFGRSTQEKIDLALQMLHALAYLHRRGIIHRDLKPANVLIWQGQARVLDFGIALAQGDPESPAGTVAYMSPEQLEGLPASEASDLYAVGVMLYEMFAGGHPFPTEPLAVLLNGILFTDPDLDRLRIDPIQVQPTAETPTADSPPPTSPPETRDDPTTYGDYKEINSPHTTDTARGLPDDERTITADGNAVPFPLPQAPRPSPTPTPRRDETEGSGLRMIIGRLLQKSPADRYHSAETLIRDLCLVAGFPLPSEGDELREGFLQPAHFAGRDEPLLVMQNALKTLIRTGQGGMWLIGGESGVGKSRFLDEIVVNAHVAGVHVLRATYSGIGETPYHLWGSILHQILLRLDVSDHEAGVVKPLIPNIEQLLDRPVADLPPLEGKANYERFVTTFLGLFRRIKNPKVVIFEDVHQRKNLDALNRLAALTTLVPLVIIGSYRDDERPALPHALPAAEVITLGRFTSDAVGEIVESMIGKTPPAVVKALYQETEGNAFALVESVRALAEDSGGLLNIGGTRRPEDVPTGGLGRLIRRRLGRVSAADYARLEYAALIGRDLDLAVLKSLGGSVDLLDDWLTRCAIAAILDSPNNIWRFSHDYLRAGILAALDDARRPPLHAEIAESMGRVYGEQPMHAATIAHHYTEAGDPVRAASYGAVARAYAALWGEENT, encoded by the coding sequence ATGGGGCAATCAGACGCCAGAACAACCTCTACAACGGCTGCCTTACCAGAATTGACGGATCGTCGCTACGTCTTGCTGGAAAAACTTGGCGAAGGCGGGATGGGCATTGTCTATAAGGCGTATGACCGCCTGATGGGACAAATGGTCGCCCTTAAATGGGTGCGCGTGGCAGCCGATCAGATTGTCTACACAACGCAGATCGTCTCCTCTCCAAGTTCAACGAGTACCTTCCTTTCGCTGGCGCATGAGTTCCGCGTGTTGGCGTCCATTCGCCACCCGAACATCATCAATGAATACACCTATGGCTTTGATAAGGCACGCCGCCCATACCTAACGATGGAATACCTTGAAGGGGCGCAGCCAATCACTCGCTATGCCTTCGGACGCTCCACCCAAGAAAAGATCGATCTTGCCCTTCAGATGCTCCATGCGCTGGCATACCTTCACCGGCGCGGCATCATTCACCGCGACTTGAAACCCGCCAATGTCTTGATTTGGCAAGGGCAGGCGCGGGTCTTGGATTTTGGCATTGCCCTTGCCCAGGGTGACCCTGAATCGCCCGCTGGCACGGTTGCTTACATGTCGCCAGAACAATTGGAAGGCTTGCCCGCCTCTGAAGCATCCGATCTGTACGCCGTTGGGGTCATGCTCTATGAGATGTTCGCTGGCGGACACCCCTTCCCCACAGAGCCTCTCGCCGTTTTACTGAACGGAATTCTGTTTACTGATCCCGATCTGGATCGGTTGCGTATTGATCCGATTCAGGTTCAGCCCACCGCCGAAACACCCACCGCCGATTCCCCGCCGCCCACCTCTCCCCCAGAGACACGAGACGACCCAACCACCTACGGCGACTATAAGGAGATCAACAGCCCACATACGACGGACACGGCACGGGGGCTTCCCGACGACGAACGAACGATCACCGCTGATGGCAACGCCGTACCCTTTCCGCTGCCGCAAGCGCCACGCCCAAGCCCAACGCCGACCCCTCGGCGCGATGAGACAGAGGGCAGCGGTCTACGGATGATCATCGGGCGGCTGCTGCAAAAATCGCCCGCAGATCGCTACCATTCGGCAGAGACGTTGATCCGCGATCTGTGCCTTGTGGCAGGGTTTCCGCTCCCTAGCGAGGGTGACGAACTGCGCGAGGGATTTCTACAACCCGCCCACTTTGCCGGACGAGACGAGCCGCTGTTGGTGATGCAAAATGCCTTGAAAACACTGATCCGAACAGGGCAGGGCGGCATGTGGCTGATCGGCGGGGAAAGCGGGGTGGGCAAATCACGGTTTTTGGATGAGATCGTCGTTAACGCCCACGTTGCTGGCGTCCATGTGCTGCGTGCCACCTACAGCGGGATAGGGGAGACGCCCTACCACTTGTGGGGGTCAATCCTCCACCAGATTCTGCTCCGGTTGGATGTTTCCGATCATGAGGCGGGCGTTGTAAAACCGCTGATTCCCAATATAGAGCAACTGCTGGATCGCCCTGTGGCTGACCTCCCTCCCTTAGAGGGAAAGGCAAATTACGAGCGGTTTGTAACAACTTTTTTAGGGCTGTTTAGGCGTATCAAAAACCCTAAAGTGGTTATCTTTGAGGATGTTCACCAGCGTAAAAATCTGGATGCGCTGAATCGTTTAGCGGCGCTGACGACTCTTGTCCCGCTGGTGATCATTGGCAGCTACCGTGACGATGAACGCCCGGCGCTGCCCCATGCGCTGCCGGCTGCCGAAGTGATCACCTTAGGGCGCTTCACATCCGATGCGGTGGGGGAGATTGTTGAATCGATGATTGGCAAAACCCCCCCCGCCGTTGTCAAGGCGCTTTACCAAGAGACCGAGGGCAACGCCTTTGCCCTTGTCGAAAGCGTGCGGGCGCTGGCAGAAGATTCCGGCGGGTTGCTCAATATCGGCGGGACACGCCGCCCAGAAGATGTGCCAACGGGCGGGTTGGGGCGGCTGATCCGGCGGCGCTTGGGGCGCGTCTCGGCGGCGGATTACGCCCGCTTGGAATATGCCGCGCTGATTGGGCGCGATCTTGATCTGGCGGTCTTGAAATCCCTCGGCGGGAGCGTCGATCTCCTCGATGATTGGTTGACGCGCTGCGCGATTGCCGCGATCCTTGATTCCCCCAACAACATCTGGCGCTTTAGTCACGATTACCTGCGGGCGGGTATCCTCGCCGCATTGGACGATGCCCGCCGTCCGCCACTTCATGCCGAGATTGCCGAGTCGATGGGGCGTGTTTACGGGGAACAACCCATGCACGCGGCTACCATCGCCCATCATTACACCGAGGCGGGCGATCCAGTGCGGGCGGCGTCTTATGGGGCGGTTGCCCGCGCCTATGCCGCCTTGTGGGGCGAGGAGAACACCTGA
- a CDS encoding acetate--CoA ligase family protein — protein MLETFFQPRSVAVIGASANPDKLGYAVLKNAIDSGYTGTLYPINPKAGAILGQQAYPAVASLPETPDLAVVVIPYPHVPAAMKECGEKGIPAVVVISAGFREAGYEGMKRETEMIQIARQYNIRVIGPNCLGIIDCFTPLNVTFAAGTPPAGPIAFMSQSGALGTAILDWSLAGSRIGFSKFVSLGNKADISEIELMEAWAEDSHTRVILAYSEGLPNGQAFMKTARRVSRQKPVILVKSGVTQAGSRAVSSHTGSLAGSEQAYAAAFRQSGVLRAETMQDLFDYALGFAYQPLLKGDRIAIVTNAGGPGILCTDALERGGLMLARMENATTQALQAFLPDSASAANPVDVLGDALADRYRFALEKVANDPNVDGIIVIVTPQAMTEIEQTAAAIGETAKTVGAARGIPILSCIMGEHRVSAAIDSLAAAYSVPNFSFPERAANAFSAMRDYRTLRDAPDQTLSRFPADDLHIRGVIQQVRQEGRVTIGDAESREILTACGLRIPQAKLAKSADEAVALASEIGYPVVLKIASPDILHKTDVGGVKVNLSNANDVRDAFDLIVYRAGRYVPGAVIWGCLVQEMIPKGMEILVGMNRDPQFGPLVTFGLGGIYVEVLKDVTFRVAPFDRAAAAEMLGEIRAHHLLDGVRGAPPVDKEAIIETLLKISQLVTDFPEIVELDINPLMVYEAGQGAISLDMRLVLAAQ, from the coding sequence ATGCTGGAAACCTTTTTTCAACCGCGATCCGTCGCCGTGATCGGGGCGAGCGCCAACCCCGATAAACTGGGCTACGCTGTCCTCAAAAATGCTATTGACAGCGGCTACACAGGGACGCTTTACCCAATCAACCCCAAAGCTGGCGCTATTTTGGGGCAGCAGGCATACCCCGCTGTGGCGTCGCTGCCCGAAACACCCGATCTCGCCGTCGTCGTGATTCCCTACCCGCACGTCCCCGCCGCTATGAAAGAGTGTGGCGAAAAGGGTATTCCCGCTGTCGTCGTCATTAGTGCGGGCTTTCGCGAAGCCGGCTATGAGGGGATGAAGCGCGAGACGGAGATGATCCAGATTGCCCGCCAGTACAACATCCGGGTGATCGGACCGAACTGCTTGGGGATCATCGATTGTTTCACCCCTCTCAATGTGACCTTTGCCGCTGGCACGCCGCCAGCGGGTCCGATTGCCTTCATGTCTCAATCCGGTGCGCTTGGCACGGCGATCCTCGATTGGTCGCTGGCGGGGTCGCGGATCGGCTTCAGCAAATTTGTCAGCCTCGGCAACAAGGCAGACATCAGCGAAATTGAACTCATGGAAGCGTGGGCGGAAGACTCCCATACCCGCGTGATTCTTGCCTATAGCGAGGGACTCCCCAACGGGCAGGCGTTCATGAAAACGGCGCGGCGTGTCAGCCGCCAAAAACCCGTCATTCTTGTCAAAAGTGGGGTCACACAGGCGGGGTCGCGGGCAGTATCCAGCCACACGGGATCGCTTGCCGGTTCGGAACAGGCGTATGCCGCCGCCTTCCGGCAGTCCGGCGTTCTTCGGGCGGAGACGATGCAAGATTTGTTCGACTACGCCCTCGGTTTTGCCTACCAACCGCTCTTAAAAGGGGATCGCATCGCCATTGTGACCAACGCGGGCGGACCGGGCATTCTCTGTACGGACGCCCTTGAACGAGGCGGTTTGATGCTTGCCCGCATGGAGAACGCCACGACGCAGGCGCTCCAAGCCTTTCTGCCCGATTCCGCCAGTGCTGCCAACCCTGTCGATGTGTTGGGCGATGCCCTCGCAGATCGCTACCGCTTTGCCCTCGAAAAAGTAGCAAACGATCCGAACGTTGATGGGATTATCGTCATCGTGACGCCGCAGGCAATGACGGAAATTGAGCAGACAGCCGCTGCCATTGGCGAAACCGCAAAGACGGTTGGCGCGGCGCGGGGGATTCCGATCTTGAGCTGCATCATGGGCGAACACCGCGTCAGCGCAGCGATTGATTCCCTCGCGGCAGCCTACAGTGTGCCCAATTTTTCCTTCCCCGAACGGGCAGCGAACGCCTTTTCCGCCATGCGCGATTACCGCACCCTGCGCGATGCGCCTGATCAGACGCTCAGCCGCTTTCCCGCCGATGATCTACACATTCGCGGCGTGATCCAGCAGGTACGCCAAGAGGGACGAGTGACCATTGGCGACGCCGAGAGCCGCGAAATTTTGACGGCGTGTGGCTTGCGCATCCCACAGGCAAAACTCGCCAAAAGCGCCGATGAAGCCGTCGCTCTCGCCAGCGAGATCGGCTATCCCGTCGTCTTGAAGATCGCCAGCCCGGATATTCTTCACAAGACGGATGTCGGCGGAGTGAAGGTGAACCTGAGCAACGCCAACGATGTCCGCGATGCCTTCGATCTGATTGTCTATCGGGCGGGGCGCTATGTGCCGGGGGCGGTCATTTGGGGCTGCTTGGTGCAAGAAATGATCCCGAAGGGGATGGAAATCCTCGTGGGGATGAACCGCGATCCGCAGTTTGGTCCGCTGGTTACTTTTGGCTTGGGCGGGATTTATGTGGAAGTGTTGAAAGATGTCACCTTCCGCGTCGCCCCCTTTGATCGCGCAGCGGCAGCGGAGATGCTCGGTGAAATTCGCGCTCACCACTTATTAGATGGCGTGCGCGGGGCGCCGCCCGTCGATAAAGAGGCGATCATCGAAACACTGCTCAAAATCAGCCAGCTTGTGACGGATTTTCCAGAGATTGTGGAACTGGATATTAACCCGCTTATGGTTTATGAGGCGGGGCAGGGCGCAATCTCGCTTGACATGCGCTTGGTTTTGGCGGCACAGTAG